In a genomic window of Parambassis ranga chromosome 24, fParRan2.1, whole genome shotgun sequence:
- the bub1 gene encoding mitotic checkpoint serine/threonine-protein kinase BUB1 isoform X4, which yields MDIAASLQRFEQSFSSYSGDDPLDPWDKFVEYLEQTLPADSSSDMWLVFDALVQRFLNVERYANDIRYVKHCIKCARYYSDPIMLYSHIFSKGVGTRTAALYVAWAQQFEQRGVNEQAEAVYQKAVENQAQPADTVLHEYRQFQARARSQVPVSAGSLNPLQSSQLTSQMVSHQEPQTKVSVDCPPGPSTVKMTITVSRSETSGAISSSHNSAIQTVSAYLTEQLVCEGSELCFEEVRAKKYFCKLREKQEKEERELMEKKLKAEEEEIKSIKSLLEKINEELKVCGTFTGQAPAPRLSAAETARCQDPAPSQQAAGHPRPSTHPSSRRSLGLRLHTEPSFIQGAAVIPDFPHPLTNTLSSEVSHHSSVAAAAPTDGVVQHQSTLQPASSVQANVSLHRNSSSSVLNALCQDALVQLRGSDDCRPAEHSATHLGVSQPAEPEEKLDCVIMDMFQAPTLLEDRFNNTSVLHSEKEPEAECSKYAGIPSLPKLPTATPFTIYEDENDKENCSTAASSAPERSKTTRALAEITMSKAQKPNDTPPDLMPDESTMWGARYNSLNSLAACPNSTTDFAMLAQFVSTPFAHKTPVSGNFYQDPENGDGADDGAFTRRQTKKLSPIMEQSPCEDKFSETAISQLVPSAARQGTIVGEGLAMAQHCLTTSSITMVQPPAPAALSFRDQTLGPTDTSRTTGPGWQVYTSPEQPPKPAAQVPARTEPFEVMEDLDKPASPERAWKPVYDVPMSPESALKPDWLAVTSLEATVEPDLDAFLSPHRPKKADISSAKILDVPMSPEPPQLCADVPMSPMQTGTVDIHMSPDRGLDVDVSIHSAAARGGALQLVSDPWNDVLISTLLSRLSPPLTSHPHCITWQCKVPSITPKMTISMGRASLRVDCVLGEGAFATVYQATDPMTSEKMVLKVQKPANPWEFYINTRLDARLRPGVRHLYSSIRSAHLFHNGSVLLGELHSYGTLLNAVNIYRNLSDKVMPQPLVLYFTICILHMVEQLHSVRIIHADIKPDNFLLGERFLENRCFDSESLDHGLVLIDLGQSIDMELFPEGTAFTAKCMTSGFQCTEMLSGKPWSYQTDLFGIAGTVYCMLFGTYMQVVNEGGVWRTNGVFRRNPHSDLWLEFFHTLLNVPDCSSLPDLRGLRHKLTSVLQQDYSRKLSTLKSRLVVLLLERCKAAHR from the exons ATGGACATCGCTGCGAGTTTACA GCGGTTTGAACAGAGCTTCAGCTCGTACTCAGGAGACGACCCTCTGGATCCATGGGACAA GTTTGTGGAGTACCTGGAGCAGACTCTGCCCGcggacagcagcagtgacatgtgGCTGGTCTTTGACGCTCTCGTTCAGAGGTTTTTAAATGTGGAGCGATATGCCAATGATATCAGATATGTGAAACACTGCATCAAATGT GCGAGATATTACTCAGATCCCATCATGCTGTACAGTCACATCTTCAGCAAAGGCGTGGGCACCAGGACGGCTGCCCTGTATGTGGCCTGGGCGCAGCAGTTTGAACAGAGGGGGGTGAATGAACAGGCTGAGGCCGTGTACCAGAAAGCAGTGGAGAACCAAGCCCAGCCCGCTGACACCGTTCTCCATGAATACAG GCAGTTTCAAGCAAGAGCCAGGAGTCAGGTGCCAGTGTCAG CAGGAAGTCTAAACCCTCTGCAGAGCTCTCAGTTAACCAGTCAGATGGTGTCACACCAGGAACCTCAGACCAAG GTGTCTGTGGACTGTCCGCCGGGACCATCTACAGTTAAAATGACCATAAC AGTTTCCCGCTCTGAGACTTCAGGTGCGATTTCCTCCAGTCACAACTCCGCCATTCAGACAGTGTCCGCATATCTGACGGAGCAGCTCGTGTGTGAAGGATCTGAACTGTGCTTCGAGGAGGTCCGAGCAAAGAAGTACTTCTGTAAACTGCgggagaaacaagagaaggaggagagagagctca tggagaagaagctgaaggcggaggaagaagaaatcaaGAGCATTAAAAGTTTGCTGGAGAAAATTAACGAGGAACTGAAAGTGTGCGGGACCTTCACTGGCCAGGCTCCAGCTCCGAGG ctgtctgcagcagaaacgGCCCGCTGCCAGGATCCTGCTCCTTCCCAGCAGGCCGCTGGGCATCCTCGGCCCTCAACCCACCCGAGCAGCCGGCGCTCTCTGGGATTGAGATTACACACTGAGCCTTCTTTCATCCAGGGGGCTGCTGTCATCCCAGACTTTCCTCATCCTCTCACTAACACCCTCAGCTCAGAGGTATCCCATCActcctctgttgctgctgcagcccCCACAGACGGTGTCGTCCAGCATCAGTCCACTCTGCAGCCTGCCAGCTCTGTGCAGGCGAACGTGTCGctccacagaaacagcagcagctctgtcctgAACGCTCTCTGCCAGGACGCTCTGGTTCAGCTCAGAGGCTCAGACGACTGTCGACCAGCAGAGCACAGCGCCACACATCT GGGTGTGAGTCAGCCCGCTGAGCCCGAGGAGAAGCTCGACT GTGTGATCATGGACATGTTCCAGGCCCCGACTCTGCTAGAAGATCGCTTCAACAACACGTCCGTCCTTCACTCAGAGAAGGAGCCTGAGGCTGAATGCTCAAAATATG caggCATCCCATCGTTACCTAAGCTGCCTACCGCGACCCCTTTCACCATATATGAGGATGAGAATGACAAAGAAAACTGCAG cactgctgcctcctctgcacCTGAGCGGTCCAAAACCACCAGGGCTCTGGCTGAAATCACCATGTCCAAGGCACAAAAACCGAAT GACACGCCTCCCGACCTGATGCCGGATGAGAGCACCATGTGGGGCGCTCGCTACAACTCCCTCAACTCGCTGGCAGCCTGTCCCAACAGCACCACAGACTTCGCCATGCTGGCCCAGTTCGTCTCCACTCCGTTCGCACACAAGACCCCTGTCAGCGGGAACTTCTACCAGGACCCAG AGAATGGCGATGGCGCCGACGACGGGGCTTTCACCAGACGTCAGACCAAAAAACTCAG CCCCATCATGGAACAGAGTCCGTGTGAAGACAAGTTCTCTGAGACAGCCATCAGTCAGCTGGTGCCGTCCGCTGCGCGTCAGGGCACCATCGTCGGCGAGGGGCTCGCCATGGCCCAGCACTgcctcaccacctcctccatcaccatGGTGCAACCCCCTGCTCCTGCCGCGCTCTCCTTCAGAGACCAGACGCTCGGTCCCACAGACACCTCCAGGACAACCGGACCCGGCTGGCAAGTGTACACGAGCCCTGAGCAGCCTCCCAAACCAGCTGCTCAGGTCCCAGCCAGGACTGAACCCTTTGAGGTCATGGAAGATTTGGACAAGCCTGCCAGCCCGGAACGAGCATGGAAGCCGGTCTATGATGTGCCCATGAGTCCCGAATCTGCTCTCAAACCAGACTGGCTTGCTGTCACAAGCCTGGAGGCCACAGTGGAGCCTGATCTGGATGCTTTCCTGAGTCCCCATCGGCCGAAGAAAGCAGACATTTCTTCAGCCAAGATCCTGGACGTCCCCATGAGTCCAGAGCCGCCGCAGCTCTGCGCTGATGTGCCCATGAGCCCGATGCAGACCGGCACAGTGGACATACACATGAGTCCAGACAGAGGACTGGATGTCGATGTCAGtatccactcagcagcagccagaggaggagCGCTCCAGCTGGTGTCTGATCCCTGGAACGACGTTCTGATCTCCACCCTGCTGTCCAGGCTCTCCCCACCCCTCACCTCTCACCCCCACTGCATCACCTGGCAGTGTAAAGTCCCAAGCATCACCCCAAAGATGACCATCAGCATGG GAAGGGCGTCCCTCCGGGTCGACTGCGTTCTGGGCGAGGGTGCGTTTGCAACAGTTTACCAGGCGACTGACCCCATGACCTCAGAGAAGATGGTTTTAAAG GTTCAGAAACCAGCCAATCCCTGGGAGTTTTACATCAACACTCGGCTGGACGCTCGCCTGCGGCCTGGCGTCCGTCACCTCTACAGCAGCATCCGCTCCGCCCACCTCTTCCACAACGGCAGCGTGCTGCTCGGTGAGCTGCACAGCTACGGAACCCTGCTG AACGCCGTGAACATCTACAGAAACCTGAGTGACAAAGTGATGCCTCAGCCGCTCGTCCTGTACTTCACCATCTGTATCCTGCACATGGTGGAGCAGCTGCACAGCGTCCGCATCATCCACGCCGACATCAAACCCGACAACTTCCTGCTCGGAGAGAG gttccTGGAGAACAGGTGTTTTGATTCAGAAAGCCTGGACCACGGCCTCGTCCTCATCGACCTCGGGCAGAGCATCGACATGGAGCTTTTCCCAGAAGGCACCGCTTTCACCGCGAAGTGTATGACGTCGGGCTTCCAGTGCACCGAGATGCTGTCCGGGAAACCGTGGAGCTATCAG
- the bub1 gene encoding mitotic checkpoint serine/threonine-protein kinase BUB1 isoform X1, producing the protein MDIAASLQRFEQSFSSYSGDDPLDPWDKFVEYLEQTLPADSSSDMWLVFDALVQRFLNVERYANDIRYVKHCIKCARYYSDPIMLYSHIFSKGVGTRTAALYVAWAQQFEQRGVNEQAEAVYQKAVENQAQPADTVLHEYRQFQARARSQVPVSAGSLNPLQSSQLTSQMVSHQEPQTKVSVDCPPGPSTVKMTITVSRSETSGAISSSHNSAIQTVSAYLTEQLVCEGSELCFEEVRAKKYFCKLREKQEKEERELMEKKLKAEEEEIKSIKSLLEKINEELKVCGTFTGQAPAPRLSAAETARCQDPAPSQQAAGHPRPSTHPSSRRSLGLRLHTEPSFIQGAAVIPDFPHPLTNTLSSEVSHHSSVAAAAPTDGVVQHQSTLQPASSVQANVSLHRNSSSSVLNALCQDALVQLRGSDDCRPAEHSATHLGVSQPAEPEEKLDLSQGDNLSHITPNNSLGFVQATPSRVLPSPTVNTREALGVIMDMFQAPTLLEDRFNNTSVLHSEKEPEAECSKYAGIPSLPKLPTATPFTIYEDENDKENCSTAASSAPERSKTTRALAEITMSKAQKPNDTPPDLMPDESTMWGARYNSLNSLAACPNSTTDFAMLAQFVSTPFAHKTPVSGNFYQDPENGDGADDGAFTRRQTKKLSPIMEQSPCEDKFSETAISQLVPSAARQGTIVGEGLAMAQHCLTTSSITMVQPPAPAALSFRDQTLGPTDTSRTTGPGWQVYTSPEQPPKPAAQVPARTEPFEVMEDLDKPASPERAWKPVYDVPMSPESALKPDWLAVTSLEATVEPDLDAFLSPHRPKKADISSAKILDVPMSPEPPQLCADVPMSPMQTGTVDIHMSPDRGLDVDVSIHSAAARGGALQLVSDPWNDVLISTLLSRLSPPLTSHPHCITWQCKVPSITPKMTISMGRASLRVDCVLGEGAFATVYQATDPMTSEKMVLKVQKPANPWEFYINTRLDARLRPGVRHLYSSIRSAHLFHNGSVLLGELHSYGTLLNAVNIYRNLSDKVMPQPLVLYFTICILHMVEQLHSVRIIHADIKPDNFLLGERFLENRCFDSESLDHGLVLIDLGQSIDMELFPEGTAFTAKCMTSGFQCTEMLSGKPWSYQTDLFGIAGTVYCMLFGTYMQVVNEGGVWRTNGVFRRNPHSDLWLEFFHTLLNVPDCSSLPDLRGLRHKLTSVLQQDYSRKLSTLKSRLVVLLLERCKAAHR; encoded by the exons ATGGACATCGCTGCGAGTTTACA GCGGTTTGAACAGAGCTTCAGCTCGTACTCAGGAGACGACCCTCTGGATCCATGGGACAA GTTTGTGGAGTACCTGGAGCAGACTCTGCCCGcggacagcagcagtgacatgtgGCTGGTCTTTGACGCTCTCGTTCAGAGGTTTTTAAATGTGGAGCGATATGCCAATGATATCAGATATGTGAAACACTGCATCAAATGT GCGAGATATTACTCAGATCCCATCATGCTGTACAGTCACATCTTCAGCAAAGGCGTGGGCACCAGGACGGCTGCCCTGTATGTGGCCTGGGCGCAGCAGTTTGAACAGAGGGGGGTGAATGAACAGGCTGAGGCCGTGTACCAGAAAGCAGTGGAGAACCAAGCCCAGCCCGCTGACACCGTTCTCCATGAATACAG GCAGTTTCAAGCAAGAGCCAGGAGTCAGGTGCCAGTGTCAG CAGGAAGTCTAAACCCTCTGCAGAGCTCTCAGTTAACCAGTCAGATGGTGTCACACCAGGAACCTCAGACCAAG GTGTCTGTGGACTGTCCGCCGGGACCATCTACAGTTAAAATGACCATAAC AGTTTCCCGCTCTGAGACTTCAGGTGCGATTTCCTCCAGTCACAACTCCGCCATTCAGACAGTGTCCGCATATCTGACGGAGCAGCTCGTGTGTGAAGGATCTGAACTGTGCTTCGAGGAGGTCCGAGCAAAGAAGTACTTCTGTAAACTGCgggagaaacaagagaaggaggagagagagctca tggagaagaagctgaaggcggaggaagaagaaatcaaGAGCATTAAAAGTTTGCTGGAGAAAATTAACGAGGAACTGAAAGTGTGCGGGACCTTCACTGGCCAGGCTCCAGCTCCGAGG ctgtctgcagcagaaacgGCCCGCTGCCAGGATCCTGCTCCTTCCCAGCAGGCCGCTGGGCATCCTCGGCCCTCAACCCACCCGAGCAGCCGGCGCTCTCTGGGATTGAGATTACACACTGAGCCTTCTTTCATCCAGGGGGCTGCTGTCATCCCAGACTTTCCTCATCCTCTCACTAACACCCTCAGCTCAGAGGTATCCCATCActcctctgttgctgctgcagcccCCACAGACGGTGTCGTCCAGCATCAGTCCACTCTGCAGCCTGCCAGCTCTGTGCAGGCGAACGTGTCGctccacagaaacagcagcagctctgtcctgAACGCTCTCTGCCAGGACGCTCTGGTTCAGCTCAGAGGCTCAGACGACTGTCGACCAGCAGAGCACAGCGCCACACATCT GGGTGTGAGTCAGCCCGCTGAGCCCGAGGAGAAGCTCGACT tgtcacAGGGAGATAACCTGTCTCACATCACTCCTAACAATTCACTGGGCTTTGTTCAGGCCACGCCGTCACGGGTGCTGCCGTCGCCCACGGTCAACACACGGGAAGCGCTGG GTGTGATCATGGACATGTTCCAGGCCCCGACTCTGCTAGAAGATCGCTTCAACAACACGTCCGTCCTTCACTCAGAGAAGGAGCCTGAGGCTGAATGCTCAAAATATG caggCATCCCATCGTTACCTAAGCTGCCTACCGCGACCCCTTTCACCATATATGAGGATGAGAATGACAAAGAAAACTGCAG cactgctgcctcctctgcacCTGAGCGGTCCAAAACCACCAGGGCTCTGGCTGAAATCACCATGTCCAAGGCACAAAAACCGAAT GACACGCCTCCCGACCTGATGCCGGATGAGAGCACCATGTGGGGCGCTCGCTACAACTCCCTCAACTCGCTGGCAGCCTGTCCCAACAGCACCACAGACTTCGCCATGCTGGCCCAGTTCGTCTCCACTCCGTTCGCACACAAGACCCCTGTCAGCGGGAACTTCTACCAGGACCCAG AGAATGGCGATGGCGCCGACGACGGGGCTTTCACCAGACGTCAGACCAAAAAACTCAG CCCCATCATGGAACAGAGTCCGTGTGAAGACAAGTTCTCTGAGACAGCCATCAGTCAGCTGGTGCCGTCCGCTGCGCGTCAGGGCACCATCGTCGGCGAGGGGCTCGCCATGGCCCAGCACTgcctcaccacctcctccatcaccatGGTGCAACCCCCTGCTCCTGCCGCGCTCTCCTTCAGAGACCAGACGCTCGGTCCCACAGACACCTCCAGGACAACCGGACCCGGCTGGCAAGTGTACACGAGCCCTGAGCAGCCTCCCAAACCAGCTGCTCAGGTCCCAGCCAGGACTGAACCCTTTGAGGTCATGGAAGATTTGGACAAGCCTGCCAGCCCGGAACGAGCATGGAAGCCGGTCTATGATGTGCCCATGAGTCCCGAATCTGCTCTCAAACCAGACTGGCTTGCTGTCACAAGCCTGGAGGCCACAGTGGAGCCTGATCTGGATGCTTTCCTGAGTCCCCATCGGCCGAAGAAAGCAGACATTTCTTCAGCCAAGATCCTGGACGTCCCCATGAGTCCAGAGCCGCCGCAGCTCTGCGCTGATGTGCCCATGAGCCCGATGCAGACCGGCACAGTGGACATACACATGAGTCCAGACAGAGGACTGGATGTCGATGTCAGtatccactcagcagcagccagaggaggagCGCTCCAGCTGGTGTCTGATCCCTGGAACGACGTTCTGATCTCCACCCTGCTGTCCAGGCTCTCCCCACCCCTCACCTCTCACCCCCACTGCATCACCTGGCAGTGTAAAGTCCCAAGCATCACCCCAAAGATGACCATCAGCATGG GAAGGGCGTCCCTCCGGGTCGACTGCGTTCTGGGCGAGGGTGCGTTTGCAACAGTTTACCAGGCGACTGACCCCATGACCTCAGAGAAGATGGTTTTAAAG GTTCAGAAACCAGCCAATCCCTGGGAGTTTTACATCAACACTCGGCTGGACGCTCGCCTGCGGCCTGGCGTCCGTCACCTCTACAGCAGCATCCGCTCCGCCCACCTCTTCCACAACGGCAGCGTGCTGCTCGGTGAGCTGCACAGCTACGGAACCCTGCTG AACGCCGTGAACATCTACAGAAACCTGAGTGACAAAGTGATGCCTCAGCCGCTCGTCCTGTACTTCACCATCTGTATCCTGCACATGGTGGAGCAGCTGCACAGCGTCCGCATCATCCACGCCGACATCAAACCCGACAACTTCCTGCTCGGAGAGAG gttccTGGAGAACAGGTGTTTTGATTCAGAAAGCCTGGACCACGGCCTCGTCCTCATCGACCTCGGGCAGAGCATCGACATGGAGCTTTTCCCAGAAGGCACCGCTTTCACCGCGAAGTGTATGACGTCGGGCTTCCAGTGCACCGAGATGCTGTCCGGGAAACCGTGGAGCTATCAG
- the bub1 gene encoding mitotic checkpoint serine/threonine-protein kinase BUB1 isoform X2: MDIAASLQRFEQSFSSYSGDDPLDPWDKFVEYLEQTLPADSSSDMWLVFDALVQRFLNVERYANDIRYVKHCIKCARYYSDPIMLYSHIFSKGVGTRTAALYVAWAQQFEQRGVNEQAEAVYQKAVENQAQPADTVLHEYRQFQARARSQVPVSAGSLNPLQSSQLTSQMVSHQEPQTKVSVDCPPGPSTVKMTITVSRSETSGAISSSHNSAIQTVSAYLTEQLVCEGSELCFEEVRAKKYFCKLREKQEKEERELMEKKLKAEEEEIKSIKSLLEKINEELKVCGTFTGQAPAPRLSAAETARCQDPAPSQQAAGHPRPSTHPSSRRSLGLRLHTEPSFIQGAAVIPDFPHPLTNTLSSEVSHHSSVAAAAPTDGVVQHQSTLQPASSVQANVSLHRNSSSSVLNALCQDALVQLRGSDDCRPAEHSATHLGVSQPAEPEEKLDLSQGDNLSHITPNNSLGFVQATPSRVLPSPTVNTREALGVIMDMFQAPTLLEDRFNNTSVLHSEKEPEAECSKYGIPSLPKLPTATPFTIYEDENDKENCSTAASSAPERSKTTRALAEITMSKAQKPNDTPPDLMPDESTMWGARYNSLNSLAACPNSTTDFAMLAQFVSTPFAHKTPVSGNFYQDPENGDGADDGAFTRRQTKKLSPIMEQSPCEDKFSETAISQLVPSAARQGTIVGEGLAMAQHCLTTSSITMVQPPAPAALSFRDQTLGPTDTSRTTGPGWQVYTSPEQPPKPAAQVPARTEPFEVMEDLDKPASPERAWKPVYDVPMSPESALKPDWLAVTSLEATVEPDLDAFLSPHRPKKADISSAKILDVPMSPEPPQLCADVPMSPMQTGTVDIHMSPDRGLDVDVSIHSAAARGGALQLVSDPWNDVLISTLLSRLSPPLTSHPHCITWQCKVPSITPKMTISMGRASLRVDCVLGEGAFATVYQATDPMTSEKMVLKVQKPANPWEFYINTRLDARLRPGVRHLYSSIRSAHLFHNGSVLLGELHSYGTLLNAVNIYRNLSDKVMPQPLVLYFTICILHMVEQLHSVRIIHADIKPDNFLLGERFLENRCFDSESLDHGLVLIDLGQSIDMELFPEGTAFTAKCMTSGFQCTEMLSGKPWSYQTDLFGIAGTVYCMLFGTYMQVVNEGGVWRTNGVFRRNPHSDLWLEFFHTLLNVPDCSSLPDLRGLRHKLTSVLQQDYSRKLSTLKSRLVVLLLERCKAAHR; this comes from the exons ATGGACATCGCTGCGAGTTTACA GCGGTTTGAACAGAGCTTCAGCTCGTACTCAGGAGACGACCCTCTGGATCCATGGGACAA GTTTGTGGAGTACCTGGAGCAGACTCTGCCCGcggacagcagcagtgacatgtgGCTGGTCTTTGACGCTCTCGTTCAGAGGTTTTTAAATGTGGAGCGATATGCCAATGATATCAGATATGTGAAACACTGCATCAAATGT GCGAGATATTACTCAGATCCCATCATGCTGTACAGTCACATCTTCAGCAAAGGCGTGGGCACCAGGACGGCTGCCCTGTATGTGGCCTGGGCGCAGCAGTTTGAACAGAGGGGGGTGAATGAACAGGCTGAGGCCGTGTACCAGAAAGCAGTGGAGAACCAAGCCCAGCCCGCTGACACCGTTCTCCATGAATACAG GCAGTTTCAAGCAAGAGCCAGGAGTCAGGTGCCAGTGTCAG CAGGAAGTCTAAACCCTCTGCAGAGCTCTCAGTTAACCAGTCAGATGGTGTCACACCAGGAACCTCAGACCAAG GTGTCTGTGGACTGTCCGCCGGGACCATCTACAGTTAAAATGACCATAAC AGTTTCCCGCTCTGAGACTTCAGGTGCGATTTCCTCCAGTCACAACTCCGCCATTCAGACAGTGTCCGCATATCTGACGGAGCAGCTCGTGTGTGAAGGATCTGAACTGTGCTTCGAGGAGGTCCGAGCAAAGAAGTACTTCTGTAAACTGCgggagaaacaagagaaggaggagagagagctca tggagaagaagctgaaggcggaggaagaagaaatcaaGAGCATTAAAAGTTTGCTGGAGAAAATTAACGAGGAACTGAAAGTGTGCGGGACCTTCACTGGCCAGGCTCCAGCTCCGAGG ctgtctgcagcagaaacgGCCCGCTGCCAGGATCCTGCTCCTTCCCAGCAGGCCGCTGGGCATCCTCGGCCCTCAACCCACCCGAGCAGCCGGCGCTCTCTGGGATTGAGATTACACACTGAGCCTTCTTTCATCCAGGGGGCTGCTGTCATCCCAGACTTTCCTCATCCTCTCACTAACACCCTCAGCTCAGAGGTATCCCATCActcctctgttgctgctgcagcccCCACAGACGGTGTCGTCCAGCATCAGTCCACTCTGCAGCCTGCCAGCTCTGTGCAGGCGAACGTGTCGctccacagaaacagcagcagctctgtcctgAACGCTCTCTGCCAGGACGCTCTGGTTCAGCTCAGAGGCTCAGACGACTGTCGACCAGCAGAGCACAGCGCCACACATCT GGGTGTGAGTCAGCCCGCTGAGCCCGAGGAGAAGCTCGACT tgtcacAGGGAGATAACCTGTCTCACATCACTCCTAACAATTCACTGGGCTTTGTTCAGGCCACGCCGTCACGGGTGCTGCCGTCGCCCACGGTCAACACACGGGAAGCGCTGG GTGTGATCATGGACATGTTCCAGGCCCCGACTCTGCTAGAAGATCGCTTCAACAACACGTCCGTCCTTCACTCAGAGAAGGAGCCTGAGGCTGAATGCTCAAAATATG gCATCCCATCGTTACCTAAGCTGCCTACCGCGACCCCTTTCACCATATATGAGGATGAGAATGACAAAGAAAACTGCAG cactgctgcctcctctgcacCTGAGCGGTCCAAAACCACCAGGGCTCTGGCTGAAATCACCATGTCCAAGGCACAAAAACCGAAT GACACGCCTCCCGACCTGATGCCGGATGAGAGCACCATGTGGGGCGCTCGCTACAACTCCCTCAACTCGCTGGCAGCCTGTCCCAACAGCACCACAGACTTCGCCATGCTGGCCCAGTTCGTCTCCACTCCGTTCGCACACAAGACCCCTGTCAGCGGGAACTTCTACCAGGACCCAG AGAATGGCGATGGCGCCGACGACGGGGCTTTCACCAGACGTCAGACCAAAAAACTCAG CCCCATCATGGAACAGAGTCCGTGTGAAGACAAGTTCTCTGAGACAGCCATCAGTCAGCTGGTGCCGTCCGCTGCGCGTCAGGGCACCATCGTCGGCGAGGGGCTCGCCATGGCCCAGCACTgcctcaccacctcctccatcaccatGGTGCAACCCCCTGCTCCTGCCGCGCTCTCCTTCAGAGACCAGACGCTCGGTCCCACAGACACCTCCAGGACAACCGGACCCGGCTGGCAAGTGTACACGAGCCCTGAGCAGCCTCCCAAACCAGCTGCTCAGGTCCCAGCCAGGACTGAACCCTTTGAGGTCATGGAAGATTTGGACAAGCCTGCCAGCCCGGAACGAGCATGGAAGCCGGTCTATGATGTGCCCATGAGTCCCGAATCTGCTCTCAAACCAGACTGGCTTGCTGTCACAAGCCTGGAGGCCACAGTGGAGCCTGATCTGGATGCTTTCCTGAGTCCCCATCGGCCGAAGAAAGCAGACATTTCTTCAGCCAAGATCCTGGACGTCCCCATGAGTCCAGAGCCGCCGCAGCTCTGCGCTGATGTGCCCATGAGCCCGATGCAGACCGGCACAGTGGACATACACATGAGTCCAGACAGAGGACTGGATGTCGATGTCAGtatccactcagcagcagccagaggaggagCGCTCCAGCTGGTGTCTGATCCCTGGAACGACGTTCTGATCTCCACCCTGCTGTCCAGGCTCTCCCCACCCCTCACCTCTCACCCCCACTGCATCACCTGGCAGTGTAAAGTCCCAAGCATCACCCCAAAGATGACCATCAGCATGG GAAGGGCGTCCCTCCGGGTCGACTGCGTTCTGGGCGAGGGTGCGTTTGCAACAGTTTACCAGGCGACTGACCCCATGACCTCAGAGAAGATGGTTTTAAAG GTTCAGAAACCAGCCAATCCCTGGGAGTTTTACATCAACACTCGGCTGGACGCTCGCCTGCGGCCTGGCGTCCGTCACCTCTACAGCAGCATCCGCTCCGCCCACCTCTTCCACAACGGCAGCGTGCTGCTCGGTGAGCTGCACAGCTACGGAACCCTGCTG AACGCCGTGAACATCTACAGAAACCTGAGTGACAAAGTGATGCCTCAGCCGCTCGTCCTGTACTTCACCATCTGTATCCTGCACATGGTGGAGCAGCTGCACAGCGTCCGCATCATCCACGCCGACATCAAACCCGACAACTTCCTGCTCGGAGAGAG gttccTGGAGAACAGGTGTTTTGATTCAGAAAGCCTGGACCACGGCCTCGTCCTCATCGACCTCGGGCAGAGCATCGACATGGAGCTTTTCCCAGAAGGCACCGCTTTCACCGCGAAGTGTATGACGTCGGGCTTCCAGTGCACCGAGATGCTGTCCGGGAAACCGTGGAGCTATCAG